The region TGCGTCTGTATTTTCAACTTGAGCATGAGATAGCATAGACGCTAGAAAGAGTCCTAAAAAACTAAGTTTATAAAAGGTTTTAAACCTCATGCTCATGTTGTAACAATCTCTTAATTTAAAGTGGAATAATCTCCTATACTTATTGTTGTAAAATTTCCATCAAATTCTACATAATTACCTATCATTGCATCATCTAAATTAGCATTTTTAATAGTGGAATGATTACTAATTATAGTATTTTTAACGGTTGAATTTTCTAAAACACAACCTGCTCCAATAGACACATATGGTCCTATAGTTGTATTATTTAAAACAACGCCTTTCCCAACAAAACATGGTTCTATAATTTTAGAGTGGTTTAAAACCACACTATCGTCTACTAATTGTTCTTCACCATCTGCATGAATAAACCCTAACATTTTACCGTTTGTTTGTACAGTAACAGGCTTATTTCCGCAATCCATCCACTCATCAACTTGTCCTGTTTTAAACACTTTACCTTTAGCCATCATACCTTTAATACCATCATTAATTTGGTATTCACCGCCATTAATAATGTTATTGTCTAATACATGTTGAAGTTCTTCTCTAAGAACGGCAATATCTTTAAAATAGTATATTCCTATTACAGCTAAATTACTAACAAAAGTTTGAGGTTTCTCTACCAATTCAATTATTTCTTCGTTAGAATTTAGTTTTACAACACCAAAAGCTTCTGGTTTTTCAACTTGTTTAACCCAAATCACAGCATCTGCATCTGGATCTAAATTAAAATCTGCACGTATTAAAGTATCTGCATAAGCCACAACTGCTGGTCCAGATAAAGATTCCTTTGCACTCATTATCGCATGTCCTGTTCCTAAAGGTTTGTCTTGACGATATATTGATGCTTTTGCACCTAAGCTATGAGCCAGTTGTGTTAAACTCGCTACAACATCGTCTCCAAAAAAGGCAGGATCTCCTAAGATAAAAGCGACTTCGTCTATTGGTTGGTCAATTACTTTAGCGATGTCTTTTACTAAACGGTGCACGATTGGTTGTCCGGCAACTGGAATTAATGGTTTTGGCACAGTTAGAGTGTGTGGGCGTAATCGTGAGCCACGACCAGCCATTGGTACAATAATTTTCATAATTTATCCTGTCTAACCAGGTATATTTTAGTTAATATTTGTTATGTTTTTATAATAATTACGGGGCTAGTTTATACTTTCCCTGTACTCCCAAATCCGCCTGCACCTCTGGCAGTTTCAGAAAGTGTGTCTACTTCTTCAAATTGAGCTTGTTCATGTTTTGCAAACACTAATTGAGCGATACGTTCGCCATTTTCTATGGTAAAGTTCTCGTTAGATAAGTTAACCAAAATCACCCCTATTTCTCCTCTATAATCGGCATCTATAGTTCCAGGAGCGTTTAATACTGTGATACCATGTTTAGCAGCCAAACCACTGCGTGGGCGTACTTGAGCTTCAAAACCAACAGGTAATTCTATAAATAATCCTGTTTTTACAATGGTTCGTTCTAAAGGTTTTAAAGTAATGGCTTCTGTGGTAACCGCACGCAAATCCATTCCTGCAGATGCTACAGTTTCATAATGCGGTAAAGCATGATTTGATTTATTAATAATTTTTACAATCATATTATCTGTTTAATAAATTTTGTATGTCTTGTTTTTCAAACTTATAAATAATCAAAACAAATACAATAAGTAATGCAATTCCAACCCCATAGTTTTCTCTAAAGAAATAGAATGAAAGTATTGAAAAGATTACGGATGTTAATATATAAGCACTAATTTTTTTAATATTATACGGAATTGGATAATATTTCTTTCCGAAGTAGTACGATAAACCTACCATACTTGCATAAGCTGCTAAGGTTGCAATGGCTGAACCTCTATAACTGATAATTGGAATGAGCCAAAAGTTTAAAACTAAAGTTACTAAAGCACCGAAAATTGAAATATAAGCACCAAATTTAGTGCGATCTGTGATTTTATACCATACAGAAAGGTTATGATACATGCCCAAAAATAAATATGCTAATAATATAATGGGCACCACAGACATGGCATCCCAATAGGCTTCACTTCTAATTACAATAAGTTTTAAAAGGTCTGCAAAAACAATAACTCCCAACAAAATTAAAGAGCCAATAGTAACAAAGAACTCTAATATCTTTGCATAGTTTTTCTGAGGATTCTTAGTATTTGCATGACTAAAAAAGAAGGGTTCTATACCTAAGCGATATGCTGTAGCAAACAACGTCATGAATAAAGCGAGTTTGTAGCAAGCAGAATACATTCCCACTTGAGTATCTGCAATACCTTCAGGCAATAATTTACTTAATAAAATACGGTCGAAAGTTTCATTTACAGAAAAAGCTAAACCGGCTATTAATACAGGAAACGCATAACGCATCATCCGTTTCCATAAGTCGGTATTAAAATGATATTTCACCTTAAGATAAAAACTTAACAACAATAATAAAGTTACTGCACTAGCTATTAAGTTGGCAATAAATATATAATTGATTTGATAATTTTCACGATATATACTATTTAAGAACTCAAACTGTTCCGACAAATCGCTTAAAGCTAATAGGAAAAATAAGTTTAAACCAAGATTAATAGCAACATTAATAATTTTTATAATGGCATAGGTCATGGATTTTTCATTAGCACGTAACCATGCGAAAGGAATAATAACCAACGCATCAAGCAATAAAATCCAGATGACGAGTTTAATATATTCGACTTTAATTTCTGTGATGTAAGCAATTTGATTTTGAAATACTAATGCTAAAATAAAGAAACCTAAAGACGAGATAATTAAAGAAATGGTAGATGTACCTACAACAA is a window of Formosa sediminum DNA encoding:
- a CDS encoding sugar phosphate nucleotidyltransferase, with amino-acid sequence MKIIVPMAGRGSRLRPHTLTVPKPLIPVAGQPIVHRLVKDIAKVIDQPIDEVAFILGDPAFFGDDVVASLTQLAHSLGAKASIYRQDKPLGTGHAIMSAKESLSGPAVVAYADTLIRADFNLDPDADAVIWVKQVEKPEAFGVVKLNSNEEIIELVEKPQTFVSNLAVIGIYYFKDIAVLREELQHVLDNNIINGGEYQINDGIKGMMAKGKVFKTGQVDEWMDCGNKPVTVQTNGKMLGFIHADGEEQLVDDSVVLNHSKIIEPCFVGKGVVLNNTTIGPYVSIGAGCVLENSTVKNTIISNHSTIKNANLDDAMIGNYVEFDGNFTTISIGDYSTLN
- a CDS encoding lipopolysaccharide biosynthesis protein, which gives rise to MSTLQRLFKQTFIYGLATVLPRMLNFFLVPLYTSPGVLNSVAEYGTVSVIFSWFVMFNVVLAYGMETAFFRFFNKEKNQDIVVGTSTISLIISSLGFFILALVFQNQIAYITEIKVEYIKLVIWILLLDALVIIPFAWLRANEKSMTYAIIKIINVAINLGLNLFFLLALSDLSEQFEFLNSIYRENYQINYIFIANLIASAVTLLLLLSFYLKVKYHFNTDLWKRMMRYAFPVLIAGLAFSVNETFDRILLSKLLPEGIADTQVGMYSACYKLALFMTLFATAYRLGIEPFFFSHANTKNPQKNYAKILEFFVTIGSLILLGVIVFADLLKLIVIRSEAYWDAMSVVPIILLAYLFLGMYHNLSVWYKITDRTKFGAYISIFGALVTLVLNFWLIPIISYRGSAIATLAAYASMVGLSYYFGKKYYPIPYNIKKISAYILTSVIFSILSFYFFRENYGVGIALLIVFVLIIYKFEKQDIQNLLNR
- the dut gene encoding dUTP diphosphatase, coding for MIVKIINKSNHALPHYETVASAGMDLRAVTTEAITLKPLERTIVKTGLFIELPVGFEAQVRPRSGLAAKHGITVLNAPGTIDADYRGEIGVILVNLSNENFTIENGERIAQLVFAKHEQAQFEEVDTLSETARGAGGFGSTGKV